One part of the Rutidosis leptorrhynchoides isolate AG116_Rl617_1_P2 chromosome 1, CSIRO_AGI_Rlap_v1, whole genome shotgun sequence genome encodes these proteins:
- the LOC139894654 gene encoding secreted RxLR effector protein 161-like translates to MEPNLKMKKDQGKELKDVKLFRQMVGSLIYLTIIRPEIAYSVGIVSQFMQCPTNVHIDAAKRILRYVKGSIGHGLWYKKCDNVLLKGFVDADWVGDANDRHSTSGYYFNMSSVVISWCSKKQDVVALSSTEAEYIAATMAAQEYYVVKLKCDNESAIKLASNPVFHARTKHIEMRYHFIREMVLSGEIELANVRTNAQVADIFTKALMKTKFMEFREALGIFDREFALTGSVKISAT, encoded by the exons atggaaccaaacctcaaaatgaagAAAGATCAAGGAAAAGAACTCAAGGATGTGAAGTTGTTCCGACAAATGGTTGGAAGTTTGATCTATCTTACCATCATAAGGCCAGAAATTGCTTACTCAGTTGGCATTGTTTCACAATTTATGCAATGTCCAACTAATGTTCATATTGATGCAGCAAAGAGGATTCTTCGTTATGTAAAAGGATCAATAGGCCACGGCTTATGGTATAAGAAGTGTGATAATGTTTTGTTAAAAGGTTTCGTGGATGCAGATTGGGTGGGAGATGCAAATGATCGCCATTCAACTTCGGGTTACTATTTTAACATGAGTTCCGTTGTTATTTCATGGTGTAGCAAGaagcaagatgttgttgctttGTCTAGCACGGAAGCGGAATACATAGCTGCAACAATGGCGGCTCAAGAAT ATTATGTTGTCAAATTGAAATGTGACAACGAAAGTGCAATCAAGCTTGCTTCGAATCCTGTGTTTCATGCCCGTACTAAGCATATAGAAATGAGATATCATTTTATTCGTGAAATGGTTCTTAGCGGGGAGATCGAGCTAGCAAACGTAAGGACAAATGCTCAAGTAGCCGACATCTTTACTAAAGCTCTAATGAAAACTAAGTTCATGGAATTTCGAGAAGCGTTGGGGATTTTTGATCGAGAGTTTGCACTAACGGGGAGTGTTAAAATTAGTGCAACATAA